The genomic interval CAGTAGCACACAGTAGGATGCAATCACTGCCTCGAGACTCCCAGGAGCTCCACTTCAAAGACAAGCGTCGAGCTCGGCGGAATGATGCCAACCTTGCCCTCGCCGTATGCAAGAGCGGGCGGGATCACGAGCACGCGCTCGCCGCCGACCTTCATGCCGAGAATTCCCCGCTCCCATCCCTCGATTACTTGTCCGCTCCCCAGCACAAACTGGAACGGCTCGCCGCGCGTGAGCGAGGAATCGAACGTGCGGCCGTTAAGGAGCCGTCCGGTGTAGTGCACCGTAACGAGCATGCCGCTCGCCGCTTCCTCGCCGCCGCCGACCTTGATT from bacterium carries:
- a CDS encoding FKBP-type peptidyl-prolyl cis-trans isomerase — translated: MRSLSKNEWIAVVVGISVIGAILVFTNFKVALLAPSAEEKIGEIDQTAPMPRGGDTALDSLSGISGVPDESGLVIEEIKVGGGEEAASGMLVTVHYTGRLLNGRTFDSSLTRGEPFQFVLGSGQVIEGWERGILGMKVGGERVLVIPPALAYGEGKVGIIPPSSTLVFEVELLGVSRQ